A stretch of Lactuca sativa cultivar Salinas chromosome 6, Lsat_Salinas_v11, whole genome shotgun sequence DNA encodes these proteins:
- the LOC111887460 gene encoding heavy metal-associated isoprenylated plant protein 45 has product MEMEMQEELQIVPMMVKDVEAQFVEIMVPLYSYGCGKKIKKALAHFKGIYSVNVDYDQQKVTVWGICNKKDVLSTIRAKRKGARFWKQQQDGINGAGLQIQSHTAPPSPLSIIKGHTSFSINWKAAWKKVFNRSYSF; this is encoded by the exons ATGGAGATGGAGATGCAAGAGGAGCTTCAAATAGTCCCGATGATGGTTAAGGATGTGGAGGCGCAATTTGTAGAGATCATGGTGCCGCTTTATTCTTATGGATGCGGCAAAAAGATCAAGAAAGCCTTGGCTCATTTCAAAG GTATTTACTCGGTAAATGTGGATTATGATCAGCAAAAGGTGACAGTATGGGGCATTTGCAACAAGAAGGATGTGCTATCCACCATTAGAGCCAAGAGAAAAGGAGCTCGATTCTGGAAGCAGCAGCAGGATGGCATTAATGGCGCTGGGCTCCAAATCCAATCACACACAGCACCACCCTCTCCTCTTAGTATCATCAAGGGACATACATCTTTCTCCATAAACTGGAAAGCCGCATGGAAGAAGGTCTTCAACAGATCATATTCCTTCTAA
- the LOC111887461 gene encoding probable E3 ubiquitin-protein ligase BAH1-like: protein MGFEETFTAYLVGDKRKDPKNNMCHFEYKKLKNDLNFCRHHRHIEASIDSHGDENPEDDLNQIPPHEPCHRCEGIFSELTTEATKMADYISLRVRKLVHLHFTPGFRRFLWCLFRYFKDDQEALLRKGWILIQFMIMNAIALRKILKKYDKVHESASGMNFKSKLQAKHLDVMQSPWLIELVAFYMNLKGSNSLTSDELFGQLSYDLNISDEESLLTLTLLGSEKLEYSLTCPICLDIVFQPYSLSCGHIFCKSCACLAAGVLIIQGFKFANQDSKCPVCRESGVYAKSVCMSELGLLLQRRYKDGFKKRRMEEREKILIQTKEYWELQTSYVMGL from the exons ATGGGGTTCGAAGAGACGTTTACAGCTTATTTAGTGGGAGATAAAAGGAAGGATCCGAAGAACAACATGTGTCACTTTGAGTACAAGAAGCTCAAGAATGATTTGAACTTTTGCAGGCATCATCGACATATTGAAGCTTCCATTGATTCTCATGGCGATGAAAATCCTGAAGATGATCTCAATCAGATTCCTCCACATGAACCCTGCCATC GGTGTGAAGGGATATTCTCAGAGTTAACGACTGAAGCTACGAAGATGGCTGATTATATTAGTTTGAGAGTCAGGAAACTTGTTCATCTTCACTTTACTCCTGGTTTCCGAAGATTCTTATGGTGCTTGTTTCGTTATTTCAAAGATGATCAAGAAGCACTCCTACGTAAGGGATGGATCCTAATCCAATTTATGATTATGAATGCTATCGCCCTCAGGAAGATTCTCAAGAAATATGACAAA GTGCATGAATCTGCAAGTGGTATGAACTTTAAGTCCAAATTACAAGCAAAACACTTGGATGTGATGCAATCACCATGGTTGATTGAATTAGTAGCTTTCTATATGAATCTAAAGGGTTCAAACAGTTTGACTTCTGATGAGCTTTTTGGTCAACTCTCTTACGATCTCAATATCTCGGATGAAGAGTCTTTACTGACATTGACGCTTCTAGGTTCTGAAAAGCTGGAGTATAGTCTCACATGTCCTATTTGCTTG GACATTGTTTTTCAACCATATTCTTTGAGTTGTGGACACATTTTTTGCAAGTCTTGTGCTTGTTTGGCAGCTGGTGTATTGATTATTCAAGGGTTTAAGTTTGCAAATCAAGATTCCAAGTGTCCAGTTTGTCGAGAG AGTGGAGTGTATGCTAAATCAGTTTGCATGTCCGAACTAGGTTTGCTCTTACAACGAAG GTATAAAGATGGATTTAAGAAGAGACGAATGGAAGAACGAGAAAAAATATTGATTCAAACTAAAGAATATTGGGAGTTGCAAACAAGTTATGTGATGGGATTATGA
- the LOC111887477 gene encoding blue copper protein 1b codes for MATFTHIVLLVISVVVLLPSTTMAAEYVVGDDSGWTINYDYQVWAKDKVFYVGDKLVFKYPVNVHNVYKVNASSFVTCTVPPPSAALTSGNDVVTLVTPGKKWYICGVEEHCADFNQKLVIDVQQGSMAPAPAPSSATKFGAKTFMATIIFGFAMIVMV; via the exons ATGGCCACTTTTACTCACATTGTTCTTCTTGTCATATCGGTTGTGGTGCTACTTCCGTCGACCACTATGGCCGCCGAATATGTGGTGGGAGATGATAGTGGTTGGACCATAAATTATGACTACCAAGTGTGGGCTAAAGACAAAGTTTTCTATGTTGGCGACAAACTAG TGTTCAAGTACCCTGTCAATGTACACAATGTGTACAAAGTGAATGCTAGTTCCTTTGTTACTTGCACTGTTCCGCCACCTAGCGCGGCCCTTACATCTGGAAATGATGTTGTGACCTTGGTGACACCAGGCAAGAAGTGGTACATTTGTGGTGTGGAAGAACATTGTGCTGACTTTAACCAAAAGTTGGTCATCGATGTCCAACAAGGATCAATGGCTCCGGCACCCGCACCAAGTAGTGCAACCAAATTCGGGGCTAAGACTTTCATGGCCACGATCATCTTTGGTTTTGCAATGATAGTCATGGTTTGA
- the LOC111887455 gene encoding annexin D8 — MEESISQSSIEDICKQIHGNLGNITLLVRVFMSQSTQHECQKIREKYMEMYNEDLFDHLHNKIDGGASKTCTILSLLMINPHERDAIVAKNAIFKERDCVNYKALIEIYVGRKSSHFFLIQQAYQSKFRRHLDQDIMSIEPPHSYQKILMALSASQKAHSADVSVHIGKCDAQRLFQTGEATSGGFKIDEGIVLEILSKRSIPQLKLTFSIYKHIYGHSYTKHFKNKYHGEFEEALRFVVKFLRNPPKYYAKALEANIKGKTTDESSLERIITSQSETNMKNIRKLYKNIYEMDLRDAIIESIPIGDYRDLLVGLIMKSNNDL, encoded by the exons ATGGAAGAATCAATAAGCCAAAGCTCAATTGAAGATATTTGCAAACAAATTCATGGCAATTTGGGAAATATTACCCTCTTGGTTCGGGTTTTCATGAGTCAATCAACCCAACATGAATGCCAAAAGATCCGAGAAAAGTACATGGAGATGTATAATGAAGACTTATTTGATCATCTACATAACAAGATTGATGGTGGGGCATCAAAAACGTGCACaatcttgtcattgttgatgattaATCCACATGAACGCGATGCTATTGTAGCTAAAAATGCCATCTTCAAAGAAAGGGATTGTGTCAACTACAAGGCTCTCATTGAGATTTATGTTGGTAGGAAATCAAGCCATTTTTTCCTCATTCAACAAGCTTATCAAAGTAAATTCAGAAGGCATTTGGATCAAGACATTATGAGCATTGAACCCCCACACTCTTACCAAAAG ATTTTAATGGCATTGAGTGCATCACAAAAGGCTCATAGTGCAGATGTTAGTGTACACATTGGTAAGTGTGATGCCCAAAGACTATTCCAAACAGGAGAAGCAACAAGTGGAGGGTTCAAGATTGATGAGGGAATTGTCCTTGAAATCCTAAGTAAAAGAAGCATTCCACAACTCAAACTCACTTTTTCAATATATAAGCATATTTATGGCCATTCCTATACAAAG catTTCAAAAATAAATATCATGGGGAGTTTGAAGAGGCCCTACGATTTGTGGTGAAATTCCTAAGAAACCCTCCAAAATATTATGCAAAG GCGCTAGAAGCAAACATAAAAGGAAAAACTACCGATGAGAGCAGTTTAGAACGTATAATCACGAGTCAAAGTGAAACTAATATGAAGAATATAAGAAAATTGTACAAGAACATATACGAGATGGATTTGAGAGATGCCATAATAGAGAGCATTCCAATCGGAGATTATAGAGATTTGCTTGTCGGATTGATTATGAAAAGTAACAATGACTTATGA
- the LOC111887464 gene encoding putative pentatricopeptide repeat-containing protein At1g13630 isoform X1, whose protein sequence is MLNRIGHQCQSLIRLPFPSLSPATLILTKSSSLLSAESLELEPSTTSPAANGSFPSGILSLFKVLGSSGVKLLGVKHRFKTLVSDLNSTQVDEIIDQLRNDDPDSAVELFELLKNEYGFKHSRVSQLVIAHVLASQRRLKLLRSNFMQMLQEEGSGSSSSLCELLSVNFKDWKSNAIVWDILAFAYSRSNMVHDALCIIAKMKDFNIQPSILTYNSLLHNLRHSDSMWDVYNDIKESGIQETKQTNSILVDGLCKQSLMQEAITLLHVKDSSPHVASFNTVMSSFSKMGFVDIAQSIFCLMLKFGVKPDAYSYNILINGLCIVGSIQDALKLTNDMVKHGVNPDSITYNTLAKGFHVLGKINGASKMIQETLSKGLKNPNSITYTLLICGNCQEGKVDESINLKNEMVSYGCKLNFISYSVLVSSLCKIGRVDEALCLLYEMEIDGLKPDVVMYSIIIHGFCKQGEIQKAIQVYMEMSNNRIFPNVFTHRAVLLGICGRGSVFEARKHFDMLISSDDIDIQDIVLYNIMINKYAKLGMNRESKQLFDQIIEKGIDPTIVTFNSLIYGFCKARDLIGAMRSFHNIEDHGLVPNAITYTTLMNFFCEEGNMQKVFDMKKEMEDNGVDPTHVTYTVIIKSLCKQKKLQESLLQLDHMFSNGISPDEVTYNILIQSLCKAREIEKAFELHDEMMSHNLKPDAVTYNILMNGLCVYGDLHDADKLFLYLREHDFELKKAAYTILIKAHCVKGDVDRAMEVFSEMVEMGFEVSVRDYSGVINRLCKRCLTYEAKGFLRMMFNNGVFPDIRVYTVMIYAFHVVGDVYSIHELLPNMVKCGIDSYVSMGLQNHI, encoded by the exons ATGCTCAATCGTATTGGACATCAATGCCAATCACTTATTCGTCTTCCCTTTCCTTCGCTAAGTCCTGCAACCCTCATTTTAACTAAATCTTCATCATTGTTATCTGCGGAATCCCTTGAACTAGAACCTTCAACCACTTCACCAGCTGCAAACGGTTCCTTTCCTTCTGGTATCCTCTCCCTGTTTAAAGTATTGGGTAGCTCTGGTGTCAAATTACTCGGTGTGAAACATCGGTTTAAAACCCTTGTTTCTGACCTGAATTCCACTCAGGTTGATGAAATTATAGATCAATTACGAAACGACGACCCAGATTCTGCTGTCGAATTGTTTGAATTATTGAAGAATGAGTATGGGTTTAAGCATTCGAGAGTTTCTCAGCTCGTTATTGCTCATGTGCTGGCTAGTCAGCGAAGGCTTAAGTTGCTGCGTTCTAACTTCATGCAAATGCTTCAAGAAGAAG GCTCTGGCTCTTCTTCTTCACTTTGTGAGTTACTTTCAGTTAACTTCAAGGATTGGAAATCAAATGCAATTGTTTGGGACATTTTGGCATTTGCTTACTCTAGATCCAACATGGTTCATGATGCCCTTTGCATTATAgccaaaatgaaagatttcaacaTTCAACCTTCAATACTAACCTACAACAGCTTATTACACAACTTAAGACACTCTGATAGCATGTGGGATGTGTACAATGACATCAAAGAGAGTGGAATCCAAGAAACCAAACAAACAAATTCCATCCTTGTAGATGGTTTATGTAAACAatccttaatgcaagaagcaatAACCCTTCTTCATGTCAAAGATTCCTCACCTCATGTTGCTTCATTTAACACAGTCATGTCAAGTTTCTCCAAAATGGGATTTGTTGATATTGCTCAATCGATTTTCTGTTTGATGTTAAAGTTTGGAGTAAAACCCGATGCATATAGTTACAATATTCTTATAAATGGATTATGCATCGTGGGTTCTATTCAAGATGCATTGAAGTTGACCAATGACATGGTCAAACATGGAGTAAACCCTGATTCAATAACATACAACACACTTGCTAAAGGGTTTCATGTTCTTGGTAAGATCAATGGAGCATCAAAGATGATTCAAGAAACACTTTCAAAAGGTTTGAAGAACCCTAATAGTATCACATATACATTACTCATATGTGGGAATTGTCAAGAAGGAAAAGTTGATGAAAGCATAAACTTGAAAAATGAAATGGTTTCTTATGGGTGTAAACTAAACTTTATTTCATATAGTGTTTTGGTAAGTAGTTTATGTAAGATTGGGCGTGTTGATGAAGCTTTGTGTTTGCTTTATGAGATGGAAATAGATGGTTTAAAACCCGATGTTGTTATGTATTCAATCATCATTCATGGTTTTTGTAAACAAGGGGAGATCCAAAAAGCTATTCAAGTATACATGGAAATGAGCAACAATAGAATCTTTCCTAATGTTTTCACTCATAGAGCTGTTTTATTGGGGATTTGTGGGAGAGGATCGGTTTTTGAAGCAAGAAAGCACTTTGATATGTTAATTAGTAGTGATGATATTGATATTCAAGATATTGTTCTTTACAATATTATGATCAATAAGTATGCAAAACTCGGTATGAATCGTGAGAGTAAACAATTGTTTGATCAAATAATAGAGAAAGGAATCGATCCCACTATTGTCACGTTTAATTCTTTAATATATGGATTTTGTAAAGCTAGGGATTTGATAGGGGCAATGAGGTCATTTCATAACATCGAGGATCATGGATTAGTACCTAATGCGATAACATACACCACCCTTATGAACTTTTTTTGTGAAGAGGGAAATATGCAAAAAGTGTTTGATATGAAAAAGGAAATGGAAGATAATGGTGTAGATCCAACTCATGTCACATACACTGTAATTATAAAAAGTCTTTGTAAACAAAAAAAGCTTCAAGAATCTCTTTTACAACTCGATCATATGTTCTCAAATGGGATTTCTCCTGATGAAGTTACATACAACATTTTGATTCAATCTTTGTGTAAAGCTCGAGAAATTGAAAAGGCGTTTGAGCTACATGATGAAATGATGTCACATAATCTTAAGCCTGATGCAGTTACATATAACATTCTTATGAATGGGTTATGTGTGTATGGTGATTTACATGATGCTGATAAGTTATTCTTGTATTTAAGGGAGCATGATTTTGAATTGAAGAAGGCTGCTTATACGATTCTTATTAAAGCACATTGTGTGAAGGGTGATGTGGATAGAGCAATGGAGGTGTTCTCTGAAATGGTGGAAATGGGGTTTGAAGTGAGTGTTAGGGATTATAGTGGTGTGATTAATAGGTTGTGTAAAAGATGTTTGACATATGAAGCAAAGGGTTTTTTGAGGATGATGTTTAACAATGGTGTATTTCCTGATATTAGGGTTTATACAGTGATGATTTATGCTTTTCATGTTGTGGGTGATGTTTATTCGATACATGAGTTGCTACCTAATATGGTGAAATGTGGGATAGATTCTTATGTAAGCATGGGGTTACAAAATCATATATAA
- the LOC111887464 gene encoding putative pentatricopeptide repeat-containing protein At1g13630 isoform X2: MLNRIGHQCQSLIRLPFPSLSPATLILTKSSSLLSAESLELEPSTTSPAANGSFPSGILSLFKVLGSSGVKLLGVKHRFKTLVSDLNSTQVDEIIDQLRNDDPDSAVELFELLKNEYGFKHSRVSQLVIAHVLASQRRLKLLRSNFMQMLQEEVNFKDWKSNAIVWDILAFAYSRSNMVHDALCIIAKMKDFNIQPSILTYNSLLHNLRHSDSMWDVYNDIKESGIQETKQTNSILVDGLCKQSLMQEAITLLHVKDSSPHVASFNTVMSSFSKMGFVDIAQSIFCLMLKFGVKPDAYSYNILINGLCIVGSIQDALKLTNDMVKHGVNPDSITYNTLAKGFHVLGKINGASKMIQETLSKGLKNPNSITYTLLICGNCQEGKVDESINLKNEMVSYGCKLNFISYSVLVSSLCKIGRVDEALCLLYEMEIDGLKPDVVMYSIIIHGFCKQGEIQKAIQVYMEMSNNRIFPNVFTHRAVLLGICGRGSVFEARKHFDMLISSDDIDIQDIVLYNIMINKYAKLGMNRESKQLFDQIIEKGIDPTIVTFNSLIYGFCKARDLIGAMRSFHNIEDHGLVPNAITYTTLMNFFCEEGNMQKVFDMKKEMEDNGVDPTHVTYTVIIKSLCKQKKLQESLLQLDHMFSNGISPDEVTYNILIQSLCKAREIEKAFELHDEMMSHNLKPDAVTYNILMNGLCVYGDLHDADKLFLYLREHDFELKKAAYTILIKAHCVKGDVDRAMEVFSEMVEMGFEVSVRDYSGVINRLCKRCLTYEAKGFLRMMFNNGVFPDIRVYTVMIYAFHVVGDVYSIHELLPNMVKCGIDSYVSMGLQNHI, translated from the exons ATGCTCAATCGTATTGGACATCAATGCCAATCACTTATTCGTCTTCCCTTTCCTTCGCTAAGTCCTGCAACCCTCATTTTAACTAAATCTTCATCATTGTTATCTGCGGAATCCCTTGAACTAGAACCTTCAACCACTTCACCAGCTGCAAACGGTTCCTTTCCTTCTGGTATCCTCTCCCTGTTTAAAGTATTGGGTAGCTCTGGTGTCAAATTACTCGGTGTGAAACATCGGTTTAAAACCCTTGTTTCTGACCTGAATTCCACTCAGGTTGATGAAATTATAGATCAATTACGAAACGACGACCCAGATTCTGCTGTCGAATTGTTTGAATTATTGAAGAATGAGTATGGGTTTAAGCATTCGAGAGTTTCTCAGCTCGTTATTGCTCATGTGCTGGCTAGTCAGCGAAGGCTTAAGTTGCTGCGTTCTAACTTCATGCAAATGCTTCAAGAAGAAG TTAACTTCAAGGATTGGAAATCAAATGCAATTGTTTGGGACATTTTGGCATTTGCTTACTCTAGATCCAACATGGTTCATGATGCCCTTTGCATTATAgccaaaatgaaagatttcaacaTTCAACCTTCAATACTAACCTACAACAGCTTATTACACAACTTAAGACACTCTGATAGCATGTGGGATGTGTACAATGACATCAAAGAGAGTGGAATCCAAGAAACCAAACAAACAAATTCCATCCTTGTAGATGGTTTATGTAAACAatccttaatgcaagaagcaatAACCCTTCTTCATGTCAAAGATTCCTCACCTCATGTTGCTTCATTTAACACAGTCATGTCAAGTTTCTCCAAAATGGGATTTGTTGATATTGCTCAATCGATTTTCTGTTTGATGTTAAAGTTTGGAGTAAAACCCGATGCATATAGTTACAATATTCTTATAAATGGATTATGCATCGTGGGTTCTATTCAAGATGCATTGAAGTTGACCAATGACATGGTCAAACATGGAGTAAACCCTGATTCAATAACATACAACACACTTGCTAAAGGGTTTCATGTTCTTGGTAAGATCAATGGAGCATCAAAGATGATTCAAGAAACACTTTCAAAAGGTTTGAAGAACCCTAATAGTATCACATATACATTACTCATATGTGGGAATTGTCAAGAAGGAAAAGTTGATGAAAGCATAAACTTGAAAAATGAAATGGTTTCTTATGGGTGTAAACTAAACTTTATTTCATATAGTGTTTTGGTAAGTAGTTTATGTAAGATTGGGCGTGTTGATGAAGCTTTGTGTTTGCTTTATGAGATGGAAATAGATGGTTTAAAACCCGATGTTGTTATGTATTCAATCATCATTCATGGTTTTTGTAAACAAGGGGAGATCCAAAAAGCTATTCAAGTATACATGGAAATGAGCAACAATAGAATCTTTCCTAATGTTTTCACTCATAGAGCTGTTTTATTGGGGATTTGTGGGAGAGGATCGGTTTTTGAAGCAAGAAAGCACTTTGATATGTTAATTAGTAGTGATGATATTGATATTCAAGATATTGTTCTTTACAATATTATGATCAATAAGTATGCAAAACTCGGTATGAATCGTGAGAGTAAACAATTGTTTGATCAAATAATAGAGAAAGGAATCGATCCCACTATTGTCACGTTTAATTCTTTAATATATGGATTTTGTAAAGCTAGGGATTTGATAGGGGCAATGAGGTCATTTCATAACATCGAGGATCATGGATTAGTACCTAATGCGATAACATACACCACCCTTATGAACTTTTTTTGTGAAGAGGGAAATATGCAAAAAGTGTTTGATATGAAAAAGGAAATGGAAGATAATGGTGTAGATCCAACTCATGTCACATACACTGTAATTATAAAAAGTCTTTGTAAACAAAAAAAGCTTCAAGAATCTCTTTTACAACTCGATCATATGTTCTCAAATGGGATTTCTCCTGATGAAGTTACATACAACATTTTGATTCAATCTTTGTGTAAAGCTCGAGAAATTGAAAAGGCGTTTGAGCTACATGATGAAATGATGTCACATAATCTTAAGCCTGATGCAGTTACATATAACATTCTTATGAATGGGTTATGTGTGTATGGTGATTTACATGATGCTGATAAGTTATTCTTGTATTTAAGGGAGCATGATTTTGAATTGAAGAAGGCTGCTTATACGATTCTTATTAAAGCACATTGTGTGAAGGGTGATGTGGATAGAGCAATGGAGGTGTTCTCTGAAATGGTGGAAATGGGGTTTGAAGTGAGTGTTAGGGATTATAGTGGTGTGATTAATAGGTTGTGTAAAAGATGTTTGACATATGAAGCAAAGGGTTTTTTGAGGATGATGTTTAACAATGGTGTATTTCCTGATATTAGGGTTTATACAGTGATGATTTATGCTTTTCATGTTGTGGGTGATGTTTATTCGATACATGAGTTGCTACCTAATATGGTGAAATGTGGGATAGATTCTTATGTAAGCATGGGGTTACAAAATCATATATAA